One Agrobacterium vaccinii DNA window includes the following coding sequences:
- the secE gene encoding preprotein translocase subunit SecE — protein MASKTNPFTFLQQVRAEASKITWPSRRETMISTAMVLVMVIFAALFFFAADQLIGWLLSLVLSVGR, from the coding sequence ATGGCATCCAAAACCAATCCGTTTACGTTTCTGCAGCAGGTTCGCGCCGAAGCGTCGAAGATCACTTGGCCGTCGCGCCGCGAGACCATGATTTCAACGGCGATGGTGCTGGTGATGGTCATCTTCGCGGCACTGTTCTTCTTTGCGGCTGACCAGCTCATCGGCTGGTTGCTCAGTCTCGTTCTGAGCGTCGGCCGATAA
- the nusG gene encoding transcription termination/antitermination protein NusG, translated as MAARWYIVQAYSNFEKKVAESIEEKVRQKGLDHLFEKILVPTEKVVEVRRGRKVDSERKFFPGYVLVRANLTDEAYHLIKNTPKVTGFLGSDNKPVPIPDSEADRILGQVQEGVERPKSSVSFEIGEQVRVSDGPFASFNGVVQDVDEERSRLKVEVSIFGRATPVELEYAQVEKV; from the coding sequence ATGGCAGCGCGTTGGTATATCGTCCAGGCATATTCGAACTTCGAAAAGAAGGTCGCCGAGTCGATTGAAGAAAAGGTCCGTCAGAAGGGCCTCGATCATCTATTCGAGAAAATCCTCGTGCCGACCGAAAAGGTTGTCGAGGTGCGTCGCGGTCGCAAGGTCGATAGCGAGCGTAAGTTCTTTCCGGGTTACGTGCTGGTTCGCGCCAACCTGACGGATGAGGCCTATCACCTCATCAAGAACACGCCCAAAGTCACGGGCTTCCTGGGTTCGGATAACAAGCCTGTTCCGATCCCTGATTCTGAAGCCGACCGCATTTTGGGTCAGGTTCAGGAAGGTGTCGAACGTCCGAAGTCTTCGGTTTCGTTCGAGATCGGCGAGCAGGTTCGCGTTTCCGATGGTCCTTTCGCGTCGTTCAACGGCGTCGTTCAGGATGTCGACGAAGAGCGGTCGCGCCTCAAGGTGGAAGTTTCCATCTTCGGTCGCGCTACCCCCGTCGAGCTGGAATATGCGCAGGTCGAAAAGGTCTGA
- the rplK gene encoding 50S ribosomal protein L11 — MAKKVAGQLKLQVKAGSANPSPPIGPALGQRGINIMEFCKAFNAATQEMEKGMPIPVVITYYQDKSFTFAMKQPPMTYWLKKEAKITSGSKTPGKGAKVGSITKAQVRTIAEGKMKDLNAANIEGAMAMVEGSARAMGLEVVG, encoded by the coding sequence ATGGCTAAGAAAGTTGCAGGCCAGCTCAAGCTTCAGGTCAAGGCAGGATCGGCAAACCCGTCCCCGCCAATCGGCCCGGCGCTTGGTCAGCGTGGCATTAACATCATGGAATTCTGCAAGGCGTTCAACGCCGCTACGCAGGAAATGGAAAAGGGTATGCCGATCCCGGTCGTCATCACCTATTACCAGGACAAGTCCTTCACGTTTGCTATGAAGCAGCCGCCAATGACCTATTGGCTGAAGAAGGAAGCAAAGATCACCTCCGGTTCCAAGACACCTGGTAAGGGTGCCAAGGTCGGCTCGATCACCAAGGCTCAGGTCAGAACTATTGCCGAAGGCAAAATGAAGGACCTGAATGCAGCCAACATCGAAGGCGCAATGGCAATGGTTGAGGGCTCTGCCCGCGCCATGGGCCTGGAAGTGGTAGGTTGA
- the rplA gene encoding 50S ribosomal protein L1, producing the protein MAKLAKRVQKIREGVDPKTLYVLTDAISMVKERAVAKFDETVEVSMNLGVDPRHADQMVRGVVNLPNGTGRDVRVAVFARGAKADEAKAAGADIVGAEDLLEIVQGGKIDFDRVIATPDMMPLVGRLGKVLGPRGMMPNPKVGTVTMDVAGAVKASKGGAVEFRVEKAGIVHAGIGKASFDAKALEENIKAFADAVIKAKPAGAKGNYVKRVAISSTMGPGVRIEPSSVTA; encoded by the coding sequence ATGGCAAAGCTTGCAAAGCGCGTACAGAAGATCCGCGAAGGCGTTGATCCAAAGACACTTTACGTCCTGACCGACGCCATTTCGATGGTTAAGGAACGGGCTGTCGCCAAGTTCGACGAAACCGTTGAAGTTTCCATGAACCTCGGTGTTGACCCACGTCACGCTGACCAGATGGTTCGCGGCGTTGTCAATCTGCCAAACGGCACAGGCCGTGACGTTCGCGTTGCTGTCTTCGCTCGTGGCGCCAAGGCTGATGAAGCCAAGGCTGCCGGTGCAGACATCGTTGGTGCAGAAGACCTGCTGGAAATCGTTCAGGGCGGCAAGATCGACTTCGATCGCGTCATCGCCACACCTGACATGATGCCACTCGTCGGTCGCCTCGGTAAGGTTCTCGGCCCACGCGGCATGATGCCGAACCCCAAGGTCGGTACGGTTACGATGGACGTTGCTGGAGCTGTGAAGGCTTCCAAGGGCGGCGCTGTTGAATTCCGCGTCGAAAAGGCCGGTATCGTTCATGCTGGCATCGGTAAGGCTTCCTTCGATGCCAAGGCGCTCGAAGAAAACATCAAGGCTTTCGCTGACGCCGTCATCAAAGCAAAGCCAGCCGGTGCGAAGGGCAACTACGTCAAGCGCGTAGCGATCTCCTCGACCATGGGTCCAGGCGTTCGCATCGAGCCTTCGTCGGTCACTGCATAA
- the rplJ gene encoding 50S ribosomal protein L10, with translation MERAEKREFVTELNEVFKASGSVVVAHYAGVTVAQMNDFRSKMRAAGGTVKVAKNRLAKIALQGTESEGIIDLFKGQTLIAYSTDPMIAPKVVMDFAKTNDKVVVLGGAMGATTLNAEAVKSLATLPSLDELRAKLLGLFAAPATRVATVVAAPASQLARVFSAYSKKDEAA, from the coding sequence GTGGAAAGAGCGGAAAAACGCGAATTCGTCACGGAGCTGAACGAAGTCTTCAAGGCTTCCGGTTCAGTTGTCGTGGCCCACTATGCTGGTGTCACAGTTGCGCAGATGAACGATTTTCGTTCGAAAATGCGTGCTGCTGGCGGCACCGTCAAGGTCGCGAAAAACCGCCTGGCCAAGATCGCTCTTCAGGGTACGGAGTCGGAAGGGATCATCGATCTCTTCAAGGGACAGACGCTGATTGCATACAGCACTGACCCTATGATTGCTCCGAAAGTCGTCATGGACTTCGCAAAGACCAACGATAAAGTCGTTGTTCTCGGCGGAGCCATGGGTGCAACCACGCTCAACGCCGAAGCAGTCAAGTCGCTTGCGACCCTGCCTTCGCTGGACGAGCTGCGTGCAAAGCTGCTGGGCCTGTTTGCGGCTCCTGCAACGCGCGTCGCTACGGTTGTCGCAGCACCTGCAAGCCAGCTTGCACGCGTGTTCTCGGCTTACTCAAAGAAGGACGAAGCCGCTTAA
- the rplL gene encoding 50S ribosomal protein L7/L12: MADLAKIVDDLSALTVLEAAELSKLLEEKWGVSAAAPVAVAAAGGAAAAPAEEEKTEFDVVLVDAGANKINVIKEVRAITGLGLKEAKDLVEGAPKAVKEAVSKAEAADLKKKLEDAGAKVDVK; the protein is encoded by the coding sequence ATGGCTGATCTCGCAAAGATCGTTGACGACCTCTCCGCTCTGACAGTTTTGGAAGCTGCTGAGCTTTCCAAGCTTCTCGAAGAAAAGTGGGGCGTTTCCGCTGCTGCTCCTGTAGCAGTTGCTGCTGCCGGCGGCGCTGCTGCAGCTCCTGCTGAAGAAGAAAAGACTGAATTCGACGTCGTTCTCGTTGACGCTGGCGCCAACAAGATCAACGTCATCAAGGAAGTCCGCGCTATCACAGGTCTCGGCCTGAAGGAAGCTAAGGACCTCGTTGAAGGCGCTCCTAAGGCTGTCAAGGAAGCCGTTTCCAAGGCTGAAGCTGCAGACCTCAAGAAGAAGCTTGAAGACGCAGGCGCCAAGGTTGACGTTAAGTAA
- the rpoB gene encoding DNA-directed RNA polymerase subunit beta, which translates to MAQTLSFNGRRRVRKFFGKIPEVAEMPNLIEVQKASYDQFLMVDEPKGGRPDEGLNAVFKSVFPITDFSGASMLEFVSYEFEAPKFDVEECRQRDLTYAAPLKVTLRLIVFDIDEDTGAKSIKDIKEQSVYMGDMPLMTNNGTFIVNGTERVIVSQMHRSPGVFFDHDKGKSHSSGKLLFAARVIPYRGSWLDIEFDAKDVVYARIDRRRKLPATSLLMALGMDGEEILSTFYTKASYERDGEGWRFPYQPDVLKGAKAITEMVDADTGEVVVEAGKKLTPRLIRQLSDKGLKFLKATDEELYGNFLAEDMVNYETGEIYLEAGNEIDEKTLKLILDTGFTEIPILNIDHVNVGAYIRNTLAADKNENRQEALFDIYRVMRPGEPPTMDSAEAMFKSLFFDSERYDLSAVGRVKMNMRLDLDAEDTVRTLRKEDILAVVRMLVELRDGKGEIDDIDNLGNRRVRSVGELMENQYRLGLLRMERAIKERMSSIEIDTVMPQDLINAKPAAAAVREFFGSSQLSQFMDQVNPLSEITHKRRLSALGPGGLTRERAGFEVRDVHPTHYGRICPIETPEGPNIGLINSLATFARVNKYGFIESPYRKIIDGKVTTDVIYLSAMEEAKYYVAQANAELDAEGAFTEEFVVCRHSGEVMLAPRDNINLMDVSPKQLVSVAAALIPFLENDDANRALMGSNMQRQAVPLLRAEAPFVGTGMEPIVARDSGAAIAARRGGVVDQVDATRIVIRATEDLDAGKSGVDIYRLQKFQRSNQNTCVNQRPLVAVGDILNKGDIIADGPSTDLGDLALGRNALVAFMPWNGYNYEDSILMSERIVSDDVFTSIHIEEFEVMARDTKLGPEEITRDIPNVSEEALKNLDEAGIVYIGAEVQPGDILVGKITPKGESPMTPEEKLLRAIFGEKASDVRDTSMRMPPGTFGTVVEVRVFNRHGVEKDERAMAIEREEIERLAKDRDDEQAILDRNVYGRLVDMLRGQVSIAGPKGFKKGVELSNAVVSEYPRSQWWMFAVEDEKAQAELEALRGQYDESKSRLEQRFMDKVEKVQRGDEMPPGVMKMVKVFVAVKRKIQPGDKMAGRHGNKGVVSRIVPVEDMPFLEDGTHVDICLNPLGVPSRMNVGQILETHLAWACAGMGKKIGDMLDEYHKSLDITDLKRELTEVYSSQAKDEVAHFDDESLIRLAEQSRKGVSIATPVFDGAHEPDVAEMLTRAGLNESGQSVLYDGRTGETFDRKVTVGYMYMIKLNHLVDDKIHARSIGPYSLVTQQPLGGKAQFGGQRFGEMEVWALEAYGAAYTLQEMLTVKSDDVAGRTKVYEAIVRGDDTFEAGIPESFNVLVKEMRSLGLSVELENSKLDEANAADQLPDAAE; encoded by the coding sequence ATGGCTCAGACCCTTTCGTTTAACGGTCGCAGGCGCGTACGCAAGTTTTTCGGCAAAATTCCAGAAGTAGCGGAAATGCCGAACCTCATTGAGGTTCAGAAGGCTTCGTACGACCAGTTTCTCATGGTTGACGAGCCCAAGGGCGGTCGTCCCGACGAGGGATTGAATGCAGTCTTCAAGTCCGTATTCCCGATCACCGACTTTTCCGGTGCGTCGATGCTGGAGTTCGTATCCTACGAATTCGAAGCGCCTAAGTTCGACGTGGAAGAGTGCCGTCAGCGCGATCTGACCTACGCAGCGCCGCTTAAGGTGACGCTGCGTCTCATCGTGTTTGATATTGACGAAGATACAGGCGCGAAGTCCATCAAGGACATCAAGGAACAGTCCGTCTACATGGGCGACATGCCGCTCATGACAAACAACGGCACGTTCATCGTCAACGGCACGGAACGCGTTATCGTTTCGCAGATGCACCGTTCGCCGGGCGTCTTCTTCGACCACGACAAGGGCAAGAGCCACTCGTCGGGCAAGCTTCTGTTTGCTGCGCGCGTCATTCCTTACCGCGGTTCCTGGCTGGATATCGAATTCGACGCCAAGGATGTCGTCTACGCACGTATCGACCGTCGCCGTAAGCTGCCTGCAACATCGCTTCTGATGGCGCTTGGCATGGATGGCGAAGAAATTCTGTCGACCTTCTACACCAAGGCAAGCTACGAGCGTGACGGCGAAGGCTGGCGTTTCCCTTATCAGCCGGACGTGCTGAAGGGTGCCAAGGCTATCACCGAGATGGTCGATGCCGATACGGGCGAAGTCGTTGTGGAAGCCGGCAAGAAGCTGACACCGCGTCTGATCCGCCAGCTTTCCGACAAGGGCCTCAAGTTCCTGAAGGCAACCGACGAAGAGCTTTATGGCAACTTCCTCGCCGAAGACATGGTCAACTACGAGACAGGTGAAATCTATCTCGAAGCTGGTAATGAAATCGACGAAAAGACGCTGAAGCTCATCCTCGACACCGGCTTCACTGAAATTCCGATCCTCAACATCGACCACGTCAATGTTGGTGCCTACATCCGCAACACGTTGGCTGCAGACAAGAACGAGAACCGTCAGGAAGCTCTGTTCGACATCTATCGCGTCATGCGTCCGGGTGAGCCACCGACTATGGATTCGGCGGAAGCCATGTTCAAGTCGCTGTTCTTCGATAGCGAGCGCTACGATCTGTCTGCGGTTGGCCGCGTGAAAATGAACATGCGTCTCGACCTCGATGCAGAAGACACCGTGCGCACGCTGCGCAAGGAAGACATTCTGGCTGTCGTCAGAATGCTGGTCGAACTACGTGACGGCAAGGGCGAAATCGACGATATCGACAACCTCGGTAACCGTCGCGTTCGCTCCGTCGGTGAGTTGATGGAGAACCAGTATCGTCTGGGTCTGCTGCGCATGGAACGTGCGATCAAGGAACGGATGTCCTCGATCGAAATCGACACCGTGATGCCGCAGGATCTGATCAACGCTAAACCAGCAGCAGCTGCCGTTCGCGAATTCTTCGGCTCCTCTCAGCTGTCGCAGTTCATGGACCAGGTGAACCCGCTTTCGGAAATCACCCACAAGCGCCGTCTTTCGGCTCTTGGACCTGGTGGTCTGACCCGCGAGCGCGCAGGCTTCGAAGTCCGCGACGTTCACCCGACCCACTACGGCCGTATTTGCCCGATCGAAACGCCTGAAGGCCCGAACATCGGTCTAATCAACTCACTCGCAACCTTTGCCCGCGTCAACAAGTACGGCTTCATCGAAAGCCCGTACCGCAAGATCATCGACGGCAAGGTCACGACCGACGTGATCTACCTCTCCGCCATGGAAGAGGCCAAGTACTACGTTGCACAGGCCAATGCCGAACTGGACGCTGAAGGCGCATTCACGGAAGAATTCGTGGTTTGCCGTCACTCCGGCGAAGTTATGCTGGCACCGCGTGACAACATCAACCTGATGGACGTATCGCCGAAGCAGCTGGTTTCGGTCGCTGCGGCTCTCATCCCGTTCCTGGAAAACGACGACGCCAACCGCGCCCTCATGGGTTCGAACATGCAGCGTCAGGCCGTTCCGCTCTTGCGTGCGGAAGCTCCGTTCGTCGGAACCGGTATGGAACCGATCGTTGCTCGTGACTCCGGCGCTGCCATTGCAGCCCGTCGTGGCGGCGTGGTCGACCAGGTTGACGCAACGCGTATCGTTATCCGTGCGACGGAAGATCTCGATGCTGGCAAGTCCGGCGTTGACATCTATCGTCTCCAGAAGTTCCAGCGCTCCAACCAGAACACCTGCGTCAACCAGCGTCCGCTGGTCGCCGTCGGCGACATTCTGAACAAGGGCGACATCATCGCTGACGGTCCTTCGACCGACCTCGGTGACCTGGCACTTGGCCGCAACGCGCTCGTCGCGTTCATGCCTTGGAATGGTTACAACTACGAAGACTCCATCCTGATGTCCGAACGCATCGTTTCCGACGACGTGTTCACCTCCATCCACATCGAAGAATTCGAAGTGATGGCGCGCGACACCAAGCTTGGTCCTGAAGAAATCACGCGCGATATTCCGAACGTCTCGGAAGAAGCGCTGAAGAACCTCGACGAAGCCGGTATCGTGTACATCGGTGCGGAAGTTCAGCCTGGCGATATCCTCGTCGGCAAGATCACACCGAAGGGTGAAAGCCCGATGACGCCGGAAGAAAAGCTTCTGCGCGCCATCTTCGGTGAAAAGGCTTCCGACGTTCGCGACACATCCATGCGTATGCCTCCGGGCACGTTCGGTACGGTCGTCGAAGTTCGCGTGTTCAACCGTCACGGCGTCGAAAAAGACGAACGTGCAATGGCAATCGAGCGCGAAGAGATCGAACGTCTGGCCAAGGACCGTGACGACGAGCAGGCCATTCTGGACCGCAACGTCTATGGCCGTCTGGTCGACATGCTGCGCGGACAGGTTTCCATCGCTGGTCCGAAGGGCTTCAAGAAGGGCGTCGAGCTTTCGAACGCCGTCGTATCTGAATATCCACGCTCGCAGTGGTGGATGTTTGCCGTTGAAGACGAGAAGGCTCAGGCCGAACTCGAAGCGCTTCGCGGTCAGTACGACGAATCCAAGTCGCGCCTTGAACAGCGCTTCATGGACAAGGTCGAGAAGGTTCAGCGCGGCGACGAAATGCCTCCTGGTGTCATGAAAATGGTCAAGGTCTTTGTTGCTGTAAAGCGCAAGATCCAGCCAGGCGACAAGATGGCTGGCCGTCACGGTAACAAGGGCGTTGTCTCGCGTATCGTGCCGGTTGAAGACATGCCGTTCCTGGAAGACGGTACGCATGTCGACATCTGCTTGAACCCACTGGGCGTGCCATCGCGCATGAACGTCGGCCAGATTCTCGAAACCCACCTTGCCTGGGCTTGCGCCGGCATGGGTAAGAAGATCGGCGACATGCTCGACGAGTATCACAAGTCGCTGGATATAACGGACCTGAAGCGCGAGCTGACGGAAGTGTATTCCTCCCAGGCCAAGGATGAAGTCGCTCACTTCGACGACGAGTCCCTGATCCGTCTTGCCGAGCAGTCCCGCAAGGGCGTCTCGATTGCGACGCCGGTCTTCGACGGCGCGCATGAGCCAGACGTTGCAGAAATGCTGACGAGAGCCGGTCTCAATGAATCGGGTCAGTCTGTTCTGTACGATGGTCGTACTGGTGAAACCTTCGACCGTAAGGTCACCGTCGGCTACATGTACATGATCAAGCTGAACCACCTTGTCGACGACAAGATTCACGCTCGCTCGATCGGTCCATACTCGCTCGTCACCCAGCAGCCGCTTGGTGGTAAGGCGCAGTTCGGCGGACAGCGCTTCGGGGAAATGGAAGTCTGGGCACTGGAAGCTTACGGCGCGGCTTACACGCTGCAGGAAATGCTGACCGTCAAGTCTGACGACGTGGCGGGCCGCACCAAGGTTTACGAAGCAATTGTCCGTGGCGACGATACCTTCGAAGCCGGTATTCCTGAAAGCTTCAACGTTCTCGTCAAGGAAATGCGCTCGCTGGGTCTCAGCGTCGAATTGGAAAACTCCAAGCTCGACGAAGCCAACGCAGCGGATCAACTGCCTGACGCGGCGGAATAA